The Nilaparvata lugens isolate BPH unplaced genomic scaffold, ASM1435652v1 scaffold5409, whole genome shotgun sequence genomic interval ATTCTCTGTCATAGGATACATCACAGCCGAGATATTTGAAGTTGCTCACCTGTTCCATTCTTATATTATTCAGAACTATTTTGGAACGTAAGGGCCACTTGCCCCGAAATGCCATTACTTTCGATTTCTGAGCTGATATAATCATATTGAAATCTGTACTTAATATACTGTgtaataacataataaattatttccacaatttttgaaaaaataataattggtttCCAAAATTCAAGTCGGTTCATTTCTTATCACTGAATGCttggatttgagtgaaattttgcattacacTCCAGTATGCTCCTCCAAAGAAAAGTGGAAAGTAGCTGAAGGGCCTAAAAATAGTGACTACGATGAAAACCTACAatctgacgtcatgtttacacaatatgaataaaattgaacatttgcttatacttctgaaatatggagcatttgcttcattttctatggataaacgtgagcaaaaccttttgctcatgctcataaaaaaaatagattgagcatttgctcaaaagtgaaagcttatactcaaaatagtATGAATAAActggagcatttgctcaacttttgaagcaaatgcttcaaaaaaggtgagtctagtctagagcagcgtatcaccttttgctcatagtaaatggctcaactaattcgtatgaggaaaaggaaactataccagatacgatcacaaccaatagttgagaactataaaactctttttagattcaaccatgatatatatcaccattatccctacaaaagaatgaatacaaaagatagcctgatataaagataacgatcacaaaataggaaataggaatttaagaagatgagagtgtagacgattataagaaggctattgatattataagaatatgctgaagattattatagagatgacatttatcacgctattatttcaaaattctaacctaaaactcaattcataaatagaaaacaacacaaacacaagcggtgtctccctacttgcatatttagcgcttacgtgagctaaaaaacaaagtaaggctacaaaagcgaatcagttGATGAAAAccctttaaaatacgtgagcattagctccagagttcaggagcataaggtaagagtaaaggtaaagcttattcatataaaaatgagcaaatgcttatgcttctacctaatgctcttGAGCAAAACCTTATACTCCATTCTCtttcatgagcatttgctctggtttcaTTCATATGGGCCCATAATTATTCAACTCTTAGCATCAGATCGATAAATACATTAAAATCAAATGCTAAATCACATCAAACTGatgtttctgtttctcagctaGTTTATGTAGATAACTCTTATCAACAACGTCGAAAAACAGCTATCAACGTAGACAACGCTAATAACATTACAAACTACACTTTCATAATCTAATCAAATGTTCAGCTTCTTCAAAACACAGCTCAAGTACAACATCACACATTTCCTGGTCGAGATAGCATTCAAATTACATcaacatttgaaatttgaagagcTGTACAATCAATGTCTACACGAGATAAGATGTCACCCGTCCTACCATTTGACGCAATTTGCGCCCAGTGATGGATGTACAGCTATGAATCACTACACACACCTTCAAGGCAAGTTTGCACAAcagagagagacagaaaaaCGAGAGGAACAGAAAGAGACAGAAAAACGAGAGGAACAGAAAGAGACAGAAAAACGAGAGGAACAGAAAGAGACAGAAAAACGAGAGGAACAGAAAGAGACAGAAAAACGAGAGGAACAGAAAGAGACAGAAAAACGAGAGGAACAGAAAGAGACAGAAAAACGAGAGGAACAGAGACAGAAAAACGAGAGGAACAGAAAGATACAGAAAAACGAGAGGAACAGAGACAGAAAAACGAGAGGAACAGAGACAGAAAAACGAGAGGAACAGAAAGAGACGGAAAAACGAGAGAATAGAAAGATACAGAAAAACGAGAGAACAGAAAGAGACAGAAAAACGAGAGGAACAGAGACAGAAAAACGAGAGGAACAGAAAGAGACAGAAAAACGAGAGGAACAGAGGCAGAAAAACGAGAGGAATAGAAAGAGACAGAAAaatgagaggaagagaaagagacagaAAAACGAGAGGAACAGAGACAGAAAAACGAGAGGAACAGAAATATACAGAAAAACGAGAGGAACAGAGGCAGAAAAACGAGAGGAATAGAAAGAGACAGAAAAacgagaggaagagaaagagacagaAAAACGAGAGGAACAGAGACAGAAAAACGAGAGGAACAGAAATAGACAGAAAAACGAGAGGAACAGAAAGATACAGAAAAACGAGAGGGACAGAAGCAAAACCGACGGAGAGAACGAAAAAGTTCAATATATGCACTCGATAAAAATTCAACAGCCGACGAACAATGCCCAGAACTGTGAATAGAGGTGTGTTTTAGGCGTGTGTTctgggagagggagagagatgaCAGATTTGATTTAGAAgagaatagagagagaaaaagaatgtGATAAAGTATGTGGCGATATGGTGACGAAAGTGTTACCACCCCCACTGTGTGTAACTATGGGAGTGGTTCTTTTCTAGCACTTATTTATCGTGTTTTCCTCTCTATCTCTAACACTTTGTTCTCTTACTCCTTCTCTTTACCCTTTTTATATTTCTACCTCATTGTTCTTTCTCCCTCAAAACTGCTCTTCACCTCCTCTTTGcctaatttctatttattttttccctcTACTCATCCTCTGACCCCTTTCACCAGCATTCCTCATTCCCCTCCTTCTTTATTGCATCTTCATTCATTGTCTGCTCATTTTCTTTTCCCCTTCACTACCTCTTCCTTCCACGCTGTCTCTActctctattattttctctgTTTCTCCCCTTCCTGATTCTCTTTTACTTGGCACTTCAATTCATGTATTAGTATGCTTAGTCCTTTTACTTTTCTCTTTCTGATTTTCTCACAGTTCCTCTTTTCGCTCTTTCCCTCGCATTCCTCTTCTGCATTTTTACTCCTTTCCTCCTCGTTTTTTTGCTCTCTTActccttcctcatcttctttttcctccCGCTTGCCCACAACTTCTttttcctacttcttcttcacttcgctctcctactcctccacttATTCTCTACCAACTTTCTTATTCTCCTACgcacattctctctctttctccttctcttagCACTCTTTCTCCTCCTGTCGATCCTCTTTCTCCTGCTCCACATTCTTCTTCTTGCACATCTTCTACCTTTTAGGGTCAAGGACTGTTTCGATCctcattttttacattttctttctcttattctacaatatctttctccttctttagGACCTTTCTCTCATCTCTTTGCTCTCTTTCCCCTCACATTCATAATctacttcttctcatttttcctaTTTCCCTCCTCTTAGCTTCCCTTAACCTCtcagctctctctctctctctctctctctctctctctccctctctctctctctctctcactctctctctctctctctagcccggtcgtgtgttaatgggaaggatattttatatccttcttagagaatcaacaattatttgttgaaacatcgccgatttatgaagttacatcacattattatattatcgttattctaattgcatcaaatctttattctcattgattaattatttatactttgtaaaaattcgttgaatgactagcattatcatcatttaatgtaaattagtgtataagccagtaaatattgtaacatacataaataaagaaatctaatctaatctaatctctctctcatctcctctcttcctctcttattCTAcaatctcttttttcttctttacaACCTTTTTCTCACCTCTTTGCTCTTCTTCCCCTCCTTTCTCCCACATTCATAATCTACttctaatttttcatatttcccTTCTCTTAGCTACCTTTCACCTCTCACCTCTCTTTCATCTCCTCTCTTCCTCCTATTTCTTCCTCTCTTATTCTACAATCTCTCTTTCACCTCCTCCTTGTTCAACCTTTTTCTCATCTCTTTGCTCATCTTTCTCTCCTTTTCTTCACATTCATAATTTCTTTCTTCTAATTTTTCCTATTTCCCTCTTCTTAGCTTCCTCTATcctctccttcatctcctcTCTTCCTCCTATTTCTTCCTCTCGTTCAACAGCTCTCAaacctctctccctctcacCTTTCCATTTCCCATTTCATAGCGTCCTCTCACcactcttccacctcctccctTCCACctatttcttcctctctttcacCACCTCTCCaacctcactctctctctcacctcaACCCTCTTCTCCTAACATCCTCTCTACCCTCTCTCTCACCCATCCCACCTCTCCACCCAACAACCTACACTGATTTGATTTCTGAAATGCATATAAAAACCTTCCGCTGGCCATTTACATAAAACACACATCTcttaaataaattttcaatccaTTATTCAGCGGGGCATCAGTTATTTAACAAACAGTGGATCCCTGCATGGCAACGAAGCATGGCTTCAGGcacaaaagaataataatttcgcCTTTCATTTccaaatgataaaaatcagcACGTGGCTCAgattttcttgttttttcataACGGTAACAATGGACTGTTTACTGCAATATCATTGGGTGAATTGGTTTCGATGCAGAGTGTTTATTTTAAGATTAATTCCATCTCCGATTGCTGACAATCTGTATTGATTAAATGGGAAGAATTGGAGTTATATtcaaggaatactgacagtttaaattgaatttcaccAAGGAATAGCCCAAatttttatcctattataaaaTACATGACCCAAGGCAAATGAATTTGACTTTGTGAAGAGATCTGCCAAATTTAGGTTCTACAATTTACAAATCGACAGGATTGAGGTCATATTGACCTATGACAAGGGAGGaagtcaatagaaaaattagttAGGAATAGCAGACAAAACAGTAGTAGTGGGAAAGTGTAAAAAATCTAGATCCAACCAATACATTGAAGATGTTAAGAAATAATGATGTTTGCAATGTTTGAACTATGAGACTCTTTCAAACtacatatatttaaataaaactAGTTTCTCGAATCGCTCTGTACTAGATAACTAggccttcatcttcatgataGATAATCcgtttttgtttgcaataatgAAAAAGGAACagaaaaatttatatcatggaagTATGAAAATCTAGTCATGCAGTCAGTATTTTAGAGATTTCTCAAAGTTAACTGCTTACTCTGCATCAATACAAAGGAGATGAACTTGGGAAGATTATTCTACCCATATACAATAGTTTTTTCAAGactttataaatattaaacaaaaatactgagaaattgtcaaaaaacacagacttattgatacttagaaagaccggtttcggttgttacaccattgtcaatctatgATAAACTACAGAGATTGTActactatagtggggtccacgtaataatgacagtatttgatcaactttggttatgctattcttgtctatcattcgacaaagccggtggtactatccttttctaggtccacaacggtgccaattatgtttttgacagtgtagaaatataattaattaatgcagaggatcggcatcgctattcttctatcttcatccactgtcaataacgtgaacctcactgtagtttatcagagattgacaacggtgtaacaaccgaaaccggtctttctaagtatcaataaatctgtggttttgacaatttcttagtatttttatttaatatgaataattaccacaatatcaactactcaactacacaaaaagtgactTTATAAATAAGTAGAAAGCTTACTGGCTTAAGCTACAGTAAGCTACAAGCTTACTGACCAGGTAAATCGACAGAGAGGTATAATCAAACTCTTTCTTCGTTTAACCGAATACGAATCAAAATACATTGTATACTTTGAAAATCACTGAATTTACCACTAGAAGTACtgtaatttataaaaatcagaTATTTCTTTCAATCGAATGTAAATTAAATTCATTTCATCCTTTGAAagaatcttcaattttttttcaattagtactgaaattgaaattttggatgATTCTCGTTTCTTTCaaacaaataatatgaataaaatacattcTATCCTTTGAAAGAACCAAaaattttacattcaaatagtactgaaatttgaaaaaatcagatGGTTCTcgtttctttcaataaaataatatggatAGTATACTTGGAAAAAGCATTCAATATTGCTCTCGAACAGTACTGTAATTCATAAAACACAGAGTCAAAAAATAGCTCGCTGACCAGAGATAAGTTATAGATATGGCCCGATGACATACAGTCGTCAGAAAATCCTTCACACGACACGCAACACGATAAAATGACTTGAATTTCCCACCGGATTTCCCTTTCCCCGGCGGCAATGGCTGATTGAATGGCCCCTTAATGGCATCGTTATAGCTGAGGCTAATGAAACAAGACAAAGAACTGGTCTGAGATTGATGCCTGCAAAGGgtagtatgagagactacctaGCAGATTGTTTCTAAAAATGGATTTGATTTATAAAGATGAGACAAGTAAAAATGAGACATGagaatatttcatgatttattaCAGACAGAATAGATTTTCAGTTCACTAGAGTATGATGATGGCTTCttctaattataaatataattgtaaCTCTAATTTTTCTCCAATTCTAACAGAAAAatttagtaaaaataaaaactataactTCAACTAGAGTTAAATTCAACTTGAAAGAGATGAGTTAACTTCAACGTTATTAACGTAAATTTTACTTCAAGAGTCGATTCTCGCGAACATCATATTTTGGTTAATTctgaacactttggtggtaaaaccaatccgatatctctcacaataactaaatagcaagcgatataaaaatttctgtcaataatgaccgccatcttgaattttttcaatgatgtcgactATTTtcgtttccatcatcaatattcttattcggtttgttgggagaagaaagaggaagaaatggtgaagaagaggaagaagaagaagaagaagtaggatgaggattaggagaagaagatggataaGGAGGAAGAAAtgcagaagaagaggaagaagatggagaagatgaagaggagaaagTAATAGGAGATTGGGGTGGAGTTAAAgacaaaggaggagaagaagaagaacacagGAAGGAAAAATAAGCAAAgattgagaagaagaaagaggataaGCTTATGTAGTAGAAGAAGGatcagaagaagaaagagtacTTGAAGAAGATttttagaagaagaaaaaaatggggaaatgatggagaagaggagaaaatcAAAACGTGATGAAAGAATAAGCAGAGTTGGACAAGAAAAATGAGGATAAGtataagaaatagaaaaaagatTAGAAGTGGATAGATGACAAAGTGAAAGTGGGAGATGGATCTtgagaagaaaaattataatttgaataaaaacgaAGAGATGTGTAGGAGGCGGAATATgaaaatgaggagaagaagatgaatgaaGAGAAGGATAGAAAATAGAAAGAGGAAAATGAGAAGGCGTGGTAGAAGATGAAAAAACGTAATGGAAGaataaaggagaagaaggaaggagaaggaacAGGAACAGACGAGATTGAGTAACATATGAATcaagaaagaaaatgaagatgaagaagtagaaaagaTTCTTAGATCCTTTATAAGACGGAGtaaaagacaaagaagaaagtcGAATAGAGAAAATCTGAGTGGAAAATACAGAAGAtgaaagaggaaaaataagatgaagtaaaagaagaagaagaaaagaagaagaagaaggaggagttggagaaggaggaggaggtggaggaggatgagaagatgaagaagaggcagcagatgatgagaagaagaagaagaacacgaGAGAAGCAGAAGAACTCAAGTGGAtgtacaaattataatgaatttgGGTGTAAGGGAGCCAGGGGCTATATGTATCCATCAATGCTCCTCCAAATTTGGGAGCTCAATTATTGTAAGGGGGTACCGTGGGCGCAGTAGTAGATCACCTTGCCGaaataacagctgataatttttgCAGATGTTGTCTAACTGCGCCTTCTTTTGTGTGTCAAGGACAAATGCATCAGAGAACGTTGTAATTACTGGCCTATCCCTATGTTCAGTCCTATCATCTGCCTCAATCGAATCTAGATGGAACAGAGCTGGGTGTAGTTGAGAGCTGGATAATTATGATAAACTATATTGTAATTAAAATGTTCAGGTGTAGCTGTAGTTAAGGAAACTTATATACAGTcgaacgaagtcgattatcccgagaaaaaattcgctgcagagaggtattcgttattgagaggttgttctgtcaagaaaactgccacgatcttaTGTATCATGGCGGTTGAACACAAACTACggtaattttggcaataaatactataataactcaactttcctattttttaatgttttatttgaaaaagagagtaatttttagttgaatttttttatttgaatgaaacattagttcaataaacgactcacatctattcaaataGTCGAACATGTTGTCTGGTACATTATTTTCGAGTTTTAGTCCTCgcctgataattttgcaagCTTCAAAACTCTTGATGGACGGATTTCAGGCGAGGACTAAAACTCGAAAATAATGTACCAGACAAAATGTTCGACtatttgaatagatgtgagtcgtttattgaacataatgtttcattcaaatacaaaattcaactaaaaattactctctttttcaaataaaacattaaaaaataggaaagttgaattattatagtatttattgccaaaattaccGTAGTTGTGTTCAACCGCCATGATACAtaagatcgtggcagttttcttgacagaacaacctctcaataacgaatacctctctgcagcgaattttttctcgggataatcgactcgctatacagaggttcgactgtatataAGTTTTCTTAACTACAGCTACACCTGAAAATTTTAATTACAAGAtagtttttcataattattcagcTCTCAACTACACCCAACTGTGTTCCATCTAGATTCGATTGAGGCAGATGATAGGACTGAACATAGGGATAGGCCAGTAATTACAACGTTCTCTGATGGATTTGTCCTTGACACACAAAAGAAGGCGCAGTTAGACAACATCTGcaaaaattatcagctgttatttTGGCAAGGTGATCTACTACTGCGCCCACGGTACCCCCTTACAATAATTGAGCTCCCAAATTTGGAGGAGCATTGATGGATACATATAGCCCCTGGCTCCCTTACACCcaaattcattataatttgtacaTCCACTTGAGTTTCTTCTGCTTCTCtcgtgttcttcttcttcttcttcatcatctgctgcttcttcttcatcttctcatcctcctccacctcctccttctcttctccacctcctccttcttcttcttcttcttcttcttgttttacttcatcttatttttcctctttcaTCTTCTGTATTTTCCACTCAGATTTTCTCTATTCgactttcttctttgtcttttaCTCCGTCTTATAAAGGATCTAAGaatctcttctatttcttcaactatttctcttcattctacttcttcatcttcattttctttcttgattcttATGTTACTCAATCTCCTCTGTTCCTgttccttctccttccttcttctcctttattCTTCCATTACGTTTTTTCATCTTCTCCCACGCCTTCTCATTTTCCTCTTTCTATTTTCTATCCTTCTCttcattcatcttcttctcctcattttcATATTCCGCCTCCTTACACATCTCTTCgtctttattcaaatttaaatttttcttctcAAAATCCATCTCCCACTTTCACTTTGTCATCTTTCCACTTCTAATcctttttctatttcttataCTTATCCTCATTTTTCTTGTCCAACTCTGCTTATTCTTTCATCACGTTTTgattttctcctcttctccatcatttccccatttttttcttcttctaaaaATCTTCTTCAAgtactctttcttcttctgatCCTTCTTCTACTACATAAGCttatcctctttcttcttctcaatcTTTGCTTATTTTTCCTTCctgtgttcttcttcttctcctcctttgtcTTTAACTCCACCCCAATCTCCTATTActttctcctcttcatcttctctatcttcttcctcttcttctgcaTTTCTTCCTCCttatccatcttcttctcctaatcctcatcctacttcttcttcttcttcatcacctccttcttcttcttcttcatcacctccttcttcttcttcctcttcttcaccatttcttcctctttcttctcccaatcctcatcctacttcttcttcttcttttattttttttttctcttcttcttcatcatcatcatcatcatcatcattaacatcctcctcctccttcttcttcatcatcgccttctccttattcttctcgaCCTCtcccttcttccacttcttccttGTCCTCTTTCTATTACTAGTCCTTCTCTCTCCCCttattcttcatcctcttctttaTCTCCTTGTTCACATGGTAAGGTATCAGTAGCCCAACTCGTTTGCATAAGGAATTGGCAACAGTTGAGTGAATGCGTAAccgatcattattttttgttcaattagcAGCCTCAACGCCAAACCAACGCCAAGGTTATGTGCTAATGCTAACTAGTAATTAGTTAAAGCCCACTTTCTCAACTTATCGATCCATACAATGAACAAAAATGAATTCGTTTCGGCTCAACTCAATGAAAGTGTTGAAAACATTGAATCTATAGTAATCGTTAtcgaaatattttaaaagattCGGGCATCCGAAAAACGTAA includes:
- the LOC120355973 gene encoding vicilin-like seed storage protein At2g18540: EEAKEEEEEEEEKKKEEEEEESMNHYTHLQGKFAQQRETEKREEQKETEKREEQKETEKREEQKETEKREEQKETEKREEQKETEKREEQKETEKREEQRQKNERNRKIQKNERNRDRKTRGTETEKREEQKETEKRENRKIQKNERTERDRKTRGTETEKREEQKETEKREEQRFLEEEKNGEMMEKRRKSKRDERISRVGQEK